The window CGAGCTCCGCAACTTCCTGATGTCCCGCCGGGCCAGGATCACTCCGGAAGAAGCGGGATTGGACAACGTCTCAGGACAGCGCAGAGAGCAAGGTTTGCGTCGGTCCGATGTAGCGCTGCTGGCCGGAGTCAGCACTGACTACTACGCCAAGCTGGAGCGGGGGCAACTGCCGGGCGCCTCGGAGCGTCTGCTGAGCGCGGTCGCCGACGTGCTGCGGCTGGACGAGACAGACCGGCGGCTTCTGCGGAAACTCGCACAGAACAGGGCGACACACCATCGTTCGCGGGCGTACCCACAGGCGGTCCAGCGTCTCTTGATGGCACTGAGCGGTGTTCCCGTGGTGGTCCGCAATCAGCGTCTTGACCTGCTGGGCGGTAACGAACTGGGGAAAGCGCTCTACGCCGACGCTTTGACCAGCCTTGAGAAA of the Kineosporia corallincola genome contains:
- a CDS encoding helix-turn-helix transcriptional regulator, with the translated sequence MDNRDELRNFLMSRRARITPEEAGLDNVSGQRREQGLRRSDVALLAGVSTDYYAKLERGQLPGASERLLSAVADVLRLDETDRRLLRKLAQNRATHHRSRAYPQAVQRLLMALSGVPVVVRNQRLDLLGGNELGKALYADALTSLEKPVNEARFVFLDPLAGEFWVRWDKAADDCVAALQAAVTQNPQDRKLSLLIGELATRSEAFRVRWAAAHAQSFVAGNKVIQHRSAGLLELSHDRLTLASAPGLTLLVYGAEPGSPTWSRLTLLLPGEAHAMPA